In the Montipora capricornis isolate CH-2021 unplaced genomic scaffold, ASM3666992v2 scaffold_475, whole genome shotgun sequence genome, AatggctacacttgtaaattacgcGTGTAATAGCCAGtgagttttattaaattgaccccTGCGTTCTTTATTTTCCACGCGCAACATCTGCGAAACCTTGTTCTGAGCCCCTGAAGGACTCAATGAATTACCGAAATTCTATTTCCAATTTCTTTTCAACATGTTCAACCTGACTGGCCATTCAATAATGCGAACAATTTTTGCAAGGACCACTTGGACAAACAGCAGCAAGGGAAAGCCGAATCTTGTCGTAGATCAGGATCAGCAgtataaaaaaattcaaatagatcgttttcactcacgtgaccaataCCTTGACTACCGTTGCtacgccgccatattggtgtacctcaaTGGTAAACAAACTGGTAGCGTCCTTCGCGTGGAACATGGTTTTGTATATGATCGTTGGCTGTGGCAGCAAAAGTGGACGAGATAAAGGGTTAGATTTTGCAAGGGTGCCTTCTGTGCTCGCAAATCAAGGCGAAGAGGCACAAGAACTATCCAAAGAAAGAAGATCGCGCTGGATTTCAGCGATAAGCCGTGACGACCTCACCGAAGAGATCTTAGAAAACGATCGTGTGTGCGAAAAGCATTTTGTTTCAGGAAGAGCAGCTAAGAGCTGGGATAAATATAATATTGACTGGGTCCCGACATTGCTCTTGGGACACAAAAAAGCTACTGATTGAGCATACCATACAGAAGCGGCGGCAAAACGAAGCGAGAGAGCGAGGGAACGTGAACTTATGAAGAAGCCGGCTTTTGAAAAGAGAGAACGAGAGCTAGAACTAGAGCGAGCGATAAAGAGAGAGTAGCTTGACGAGCCCGGTGAACAAGTTTCGAACCTTAGCTTTGAAGGAAATGagagcaaagagaaaaaaacaacagttgAAGCTGGCACACAAACTGAAGAGTTTGAATATTTATTCAGCTCTCTAAACATTGACCGGAAACCATTTGATCGGTGGGAGTTTgtacaaaaagaagaaaaagttaaattttaCACTGGATTGGCTTCCTTCGATATCCTGCATAATGTTCTCGAGCATGTTTCTCCGTTTATTGCATACAAGTCCCAGAATCTGACCACATTTCAAGAATTTATCATGACTTTGATAAAACTTAAACTTGACGCACCACATCAAGATCTTTCATATCGCTTCAATGTCTCCCTTTCTACAGTTTCAAGGATTTTTTCAGCCTGGATGGTAGCGCTAGATGTCCGACTGGCCCCACTAATCAACTGGCCTGAACGTGAGGATTTATGGCGAACAATGCCACAGtgttttaaatattcatttggaaacaaaacaacGGTGATTATTGATTGTTTTGAAGTACttattaataggccatcaaatCTGCATGCAAGAGCACAGACATGGTCGTCATACAAACATCATAACAATGTTAAGGTGCTGATTGGTATAACTCCTAAAGGCACAATCTCCTACGTTTCCCAAGCTTGGGGAGGACGAACATCAGACAAATTTTTAACTGAGAACTGCggaattttgaataaattgttGCCTGGGGATCTGGTCTTGGCTGACCGTGGTTTCACTATTGCGGAGAGTGTAATGTTTCGGCAAGCACAACTAGCCATCCCTGCTTTCACGAAGGGGAAAGACCAGCTTGACCCTGTGGATGTCGAAAAAACTAGGGGGATCGCAAATGTTCGCATTCATGTTGAAAGGGTTATTGGTCTCCTTCGCCGGAAGTACTCAATATTGTCTGGAATTCTGCCAATTGACTTCTTAATTTCCAACCCTAATGGCTCACAGGAAGAAGCAACACCAATGATTGACAGAATTATTAATGTATCTGCAGCTCTTGTTAATTTGTGCCCAGGCATTGTACCATTTGACTAACTGGCAGTGAAAAGTTAAATGAGCCTACTAGTCAGCCACCCCCTCCCCGTCCCCTTTTCAATGCTCGGAATATTATGGACATCGTATAGTGGAGCAAAATTTTATTACATTGTGATAATTTGTGGTACTGGAAGTCTGTTTAACTGCCTTTAGTAGTTTTCCAGTGATCTCTCTTGTTTCGATACGTTGTGTAAAATAGAAGACCCCACTCGAGCTCGTACGTATAATACAGACACAAATTGGTGGCAGACTGGGTTCCTTTAAAGTATTATGATAAACTAAGTAACAGTACATTCCATGTGACATAGAGTATGATCACAGAGACAAAAGACTCTAGCTGTTCCTTGCTTTCATGAACCATAGAAATACAGGGGTCTGTGATTATGGAATATCTGCAACCAAGTAACGAGCAACTTTATATTTACTAGTTATAGGGTGATTGGACAACTGTCATACTTATTGTTGTTTAAATGTCCAAGTATACTTTGCAAGAAATTCAAGTGGTAGGGAATAACTGCATCGTGCCAGCTCTCAGGCATCTATGCAAGTGTTGACGCATTCTAGGAATGTCAAAAATCACAGTACATGAATTTTGTCCATAAACAAGACATGTTGCATAGGCTATCGCAAACACCCCACAGTCACTTGCATTCATTTGCTGCTGTACTGGGATGTTAAAAATGCCCTGAAAGTTTGGACCAAGCAAAGCCTGAACCAGTTCCTGAAGTTCCTTTGAAATTACTGGCTTGGTGAGACTGTCCATTAAATTTACATGTCCAGGAGGGCAGCCAATTGAAATGACACACACCCAGTGATTGTTATTGATGTTCAAAATCTGAATAAAGTCCCCAGTCATTATATCCAGTGCCAGTGCGAGTGGACTTGTTTGTTCGTTTGAATTCAGGTAGTGTTCTGCAGTTGGGGCAGTACCATGTTTTAGGTATGCTGGCAATACATAAGCATGATAAATGAAATTTCATAAGAGGACATTTAGCATTAGAGCAGCTTACTGTGCCTTCACCGGTCACAGTTCGGCAAAAGCAAACAGAATGGGCATCTGTTGGCTTAACATCACCAATGTCATGTTTCCTAGTGTACCATCTCCCTAAAACTTCGGGTAATATGCAAGTCCTCCAAAAAACTGGTCAGTTTAGGTAAAACAGCTACCCAGTGAGCTTCATCTGGAAAATGTCTTTGCGTCACTAGCTTTGCCTCTCTCATATGTCCAAATGCACACACTATAAAGTCACAATACAGTCTCTTGTATGTAAATAACTGTTGTACTTGAAAATAATATTGATGGTTTGTCTTTAAACTGAAATTCCCACTGCCTGTCTTTTCAAGACAGGAAGATAGTTTAGCTACATAGTTATCAAAATCGCAATTCTCAATGCAAAGGGGGCATTTTATCTCACCACACCCTTCTCCACAACAGTCGCATGAGCACAAGAAATCTGGAGTTGCATGCAGCTATGGATATTCTTCATTTATCATAAGGCCACATTTCTCAATTTTGAAATTGATGTGTTGCTTCTTCATTATCTCTTCATAAGGTCTGATTGCTTCTCCTTCATGTTGACAACCATCAATTATAGCTTTGGTGTTCAGATTATTTAATTCAGGATAGGAGATAGACTGAATGAGTGACTGCGAGGGCATGGCTGGATTTGTCTGACATGCAGCCTTACTCTGGGAGGCCCCGATTCTTCCAGCTCTATGTCTGAAGAAACTGTTACCCTTCGCCTGTGTGACACTATCTCTCTCAACTTGTGTGATTTGTTCCTTTGCTATCTTAATATCCACCTCATGACAAGCTTTTAATAGCTCGGGATAACACAGATCGAGGTACTTCTTATTCAAACAGATCGCTAATTGTAGGCACGCAGCGACTTTTGAGGACATAGCTGTCTGCATACTCGGGTATTAAGCTTAGAGCGATGGGTTTGCTACTAGACTTACTAAGTTTATAATAAAAGGCAGCCATTTCCGGTTTTGAGGGAACAGGAATGTCCTTTGAGATGTTGCCTTCAGCAGAATCAACAGGGTTGGAAACATTGGGCAGGTTCTCAATCTTGGCATCTAAatcgttttttattttccttgccGATGTAAAGTTTATGTCTCTCGCTTTTTCATATTCTATTTGTTTGACGTAGGTTGGTAGAATCCACGAGCACTTCACTTGCGTGCAGGCAAGTCTGCCATTTATTTTTGTCCACGCTTCCAAATAAAATAGCACACTTGCTATATGTAAACGCAGGATTCTGCTAGGCCAGCTTTGCAACCTAAGCAGTGAGCAAACAAAATTGTCCCTTGTCTTTCCGTGATAACCCAACATGAAATTAGAAAGTCGTTCATACGCTGGGAATGTCTCACTTTTgctaaaacaagaaatttgtTGGCGATGATGTGGCCTTGTACGCTGGCAATAAAACCAGAGACCATTTGGTTATATGCTTCAAGACTTCGGAAAGCTTTGAATTGTTGCTGAGTACAGAAACTTGTCTCCAAGACAAGATAACACAAAATATCTGTGGATTCAACAGGAGGCAAGCAGTCCGGCTTAAAGTCCTTCCCTTCGACTAACACCGGATCAATTCCAATTGCCGCTATTTTCTGTAAATATCCATCTCTGACTAGCAAATCCAGCTGCTTTGCGTATTCGGATATCGGAATTGAATAGTCAACCCCGCTATTTTTCTGGCACtttgtttctttctcttttgaATCCATTTTACTAGCGGGAATGATAGTTGTGGCAAAGATTACGCAATCTAaagtggtacaccaatatggccgacCGGAAATGgtatgacgtcacgtgaaaacgatctattgaaGGCAAGGCTGATCGGACAGCTAAGGGTTAATTATTTATAATGGCTTCTTTAACAGACCAATCATAGCGCGTATTAAGTTTAGCTCCGTCTGTGGCGCAAATTTCTCTTAACGTGATTCCTACGCAAGTAGTAATTTTAGCCGTACAGCATGAAAATTTTTAACCTTAGCAAGACGCCGAGCAACTCTAAACCTCTTCATGTTACAACTACTCAGGCCTCAGCCCCTCTCAAtcaattatttgttaatttgttcGCGAAGTGTCCGTTCGCTGTTTCCGACTAGACCCTCGTGCACGAACATGCGCCAGCAAGATCTTCGAGGTAACTGATGTAAGGGGCTTTCCTCTTTAAAGATGTTGTCTCTATTTCCATGTTGTAATGGCTGCAGATGAGCCGCAGCCTCACTTATAGCATCTCTAATCTCCGTCAGAGCAGGCTTTGACAGTTCACACTGAGAACAGCTATCGTCATGATTGTGGTCACAGTCGTTACGAAGATGAACGTCTTTGGGATCGCTTAGTGCATATGCGATGCAGTGGTCAGGTATGGTTCCATAAGTTGAGGCATGCACCTACAAAAAAAAGCACATTTAccattttagtttttagaaagGCCTTTCATAAACGCCTAAGCTTTTGCTGCAATTATCAGATAGAGTTGAATttcttttatctctgaaaaatagtTAGCttgatatatataattaattaagttaaatGGATCGACCATTTTATTCCGAAGCATTCCTCAGACACATCATATTTTCCTATTATGCTTCATGTGTTCACTATGATGAAGGTACCTTATAATCAGCTTTGATATATTGCTTGGATTCCTTAAGCACCCCCTGCCACTGGCTTATACACGTTCTGTCTTCACTTCGAAGCTTTGGGACCATTGTTATCAGGTCGTCGAAAGCTTTTCCGCCATCTGCCGCAATGTAATCAAGCCCATGGAGAGACTTTCGGACCGTCGCGGCACAGGAAGACAAAATGCGCAGCATGGTAGATCTGCTGAATGGTGTGAAATTGTTCTCTTTACAGAACTGAGTATACTGCGCTACAACTCGCTCTGGAATCATTGTTCTGATGAGATTGGGTGTTTCGAGGACACTTCCATCTGCGAGACAAAGCAATCTTTCCCCAAACGGTAGGTCCAGTATCACATGTGGGCTTGTAATGAAGTCTAGAAAATGATCCAGTTTGGCATAGTCTACGCGCATTCGTGGGCTCTTGGAGATTAGCACAGCTGAACCACGCCCGTGTTGAACTGTGTGCTGTCGAGCAGTCTTAACACGATATTCTGTTATACCGGGTAAGTACCACTGGAGGAGACTGTATGGAACAAGATCTGCCATAATGGAAAGGACCTGACGTTGTGTGTCCCAGCTTGAAGCATTTTCATAGGTTTCTGCTAGGGACCTAAGGTACTTGTCATCAGATGGGTTGGTCTCAGACGGTACACCCAGAGAACTCTCAACTCCGCCAGACGTTTTCAGTGCTTCCCACAAACCGCCGGCGTCATCGGGAATGATAACTTCCAGCGCTGCAGCCACTGCATCTTTTGCTTTATCAATGTACACTTGTTCAGTACGAGCGTCTAGCATTTGGCTCCAGGGTTTTTTAGGCTGTGCCACAACGGTCTTCCCACTGGCAACCAAGGATTCGTTTAGCTTCGCACGGCGGAGAAAGAGGTTAGCAGTATCCCTGCTATCTTCGGAGAGGTCACTACTACTCGGTGCTGTTTCTTTAGCGACATAAAGACTCGTGTCATCGGAAATGATAACTACATTTTCCATGGCCTCACACAACGAATCACTTCTGGCTTCATCGCTTCTACTTATTATCTCATCATcctgaaatcaagaaaaaaaaaaagaatccgtGTCATATTTTAAGCGCCATACGAAAACGGAGGAAGGTGGCATTTCTTCTAAGGTTGCATTactttttaaagatattttacaataacgtagagttttttcttttttgaacttACAGTTTCGTTTTCAGTAGACTCGCCCGGTGGTGATGATGACGTTGTTTTAGGGGCTGGTTTGACAGAGGATTCACCTGTTGCCTCTTCGGATACAGCAGACTCTATTTGTTGTTCTGGAATCATTGGATTTGGTGAACTCAATAAACCACGACACAACCGACAAATTGCTGAAACCGATGAAAGAGAATAATATTGTCACAACACTTTTAATCTCTCAGTATTAACCTAAATTTGGCAAGACAAAACTACATGTCATGGATTAAAAAGTTCGCTACAGCAAAAATGATTAAGATACTTACGAGACCCTACCGGCACTAGAGTGCTGGTCATCTTGAAAATTAGTTTCGACTGAATAAATGTAATACTTCGATCTCCTCTCAGTTGCCAGGCCCGATGAGGTGCCCAGCTTGGCGGAACAGCACAGAATTTCTTTTTGCATCGCCACCTAATGCCAAATGAATCTCCATGTCTTGGACAAATAGACATGGTGAGATGAATATCATCAATTTCGAACACAcctaaaaaacaagaaatgatgTAATCATTTCGAAAATCTGAACGAATTTACAGAGCTTAAAAATCAGAAAGTAGAAACGTGCATCTACTTACGTATGAATATTATTCGTTTTGAAAAAGTGCGCGTAAACTTAAAAAGTGTCGAGTGGTCCTCGCGTGGGCTTAATTAACTCTTTCGCTATCTATAGTGATATTAACTTTATGAAGATAGTTAActcccccaccgacgcagcgtTACTGACTCTCCTTTTGCAACAAATATTAAACATACTATAAGTAAAAGTCCAGTAAGTGATGGGGTTGTTTATCGtctaccctgggtaccagaggttttCTCGCGCGAGGAAAGGCTCCACCTGCGTGAGGCGATCGAGAGCGGCTGAAACGAAGGCCGACACGTCTCCGTGCGGCTTTACagaaaccaaaaatattgaaagaaaaGTCTGACACCCAGGGTAGTTATTGACTAACTTAGGCCGCCGTTTAAGAAGTATTAAGACCTCCTTTCCATAGTCCGTCATCAGGGTAGGAAGGGGGTTCCTGATCCAGCATTTCCGCTcctttttcacaaaaataatgcATCCTGCACTTTTTTT is a window encoding:
- the LOC138036267 gene encoding uncharacterized protein → MTLIKLKLDAPHQDLSYRFNVSLSTVSRIFSAWMVALDVRLAPLINWPEREDLWRTMPQCFKYSFGNKTTVIIDCFEVLINRPSNLHARAQTWSSYKHHNNVKVLIGITPKGTISYVSQAWGGRTSDKFLTENCGILNKLLPGDLVLADRGFTIAESVMFRQAQLAIPAFTKGKDQLDPVDVEKTRGIANVRIHVERVIGLLRRKYSILSGILPIDFLISNPNGSQEEATPMIDRIINVSAALVNLCPGIVPFD